In Acaryochloris marina S15, a single genomic region encodes these proteins:
- a CDS encoding anthranilate phosphoribosyltransferase family protein, which translates to MSQIFRELLKKVGSGRHTSKDLSRVEAQTALEMMLRQEATPAQIGAFLIAHRIKRPTGIELAGFLDAYEHLGPELSAVSAPSPVIVFSVPYDGRSRTAPVLPITALILAASGCPVLLHGGDRMPTKYGVPLVDLWQGLGVDWSHRSLAQIHQVLSECGLGFVYLPEQFPLAQGLVEFRDQVGKRPPLATTELLWQPYLGKHHLIAGFVHPPTENMMREALALRGTDHFTTVKGLEGSCDLPRDRKAILGLNQPASEPTWQRLILSAREYDLGGPEIPYTSTEELLEQLHAVLNGQACELMPAVLWNAGFYLWHVGISSTLNEGLQAAENLLVNGTAKQTLEQVQTFLADL; encoded by the coding sequence ATGAGTCAGATTTTTCGAGAACTTTTAAAGAAAGTAGGTAGTGGGAGGCATACCAGTAAAGATTTAAGCAGAGTCGAAGCCCAAACCGCCCTGGAAATGATGTTGCGGCAAGAAGCCACTCCTGCTCAAATTGGGGCTTTTTTAATTGCTCACCGGATTAAACGACCCACGGGAATTGAGTTGGCTGGTTTTTTGGATGCCTATGAACATCTAGGTCCAGAGCTGTCAGCTGTATCTGCGCCCTCTCCAGTCATTGTGTTTAGCGTTCCCTATGATGGGCGCTCGCGCACGGCTCCCGTCTTACCCATTACTGCCTTGATCTTGGCCGCATCCGGCTGTCCTGTGCTGCTTCATGGCGGCGATCGGATGCCCACAAAATATGGGGTGCCGTTGGTTGATCTTTGGCAGGGATTAGGGGTGGATTGGTCCCATCGCTCCCTCGCTCAAATCCATCAGGTTCTATCGGAATGTGGCCTCGGATTTGTTTATTTACCGGAGCAGTTTCCTTTAGCCCAAGGCCTAGTAGAGTTTAGGGATCAAGTCGGGAAGCGTCCTCCTCTGGCTACCACAGAGTTGCTCTGGCAGCCCTACCTAGGGAAACACCATCTGATTGCAGGATTTGTCCATCCCCCCACGGAAAATATGATGCGAGAGGCGTTGGCCCTGAGAGGAACGGACCATTTCACAACGGTGAAAGGGTTGGAAGGGAGTTGTGATTTGCCCCGCGATCGCAAAGCAATACTGGGTCTCAATCAGCCGGCATCAGAGCCGACCTGGCAGCGCTTAATCCTCTCGGCTCGAGAGTATGACCTCGGGGGTCCTGAAATTCCCTACACCTCCACCGAGGAATTGCTAGAACAACTCCATGCCGTCTTAAATGGTCAAGCCTGCGAACTGATGCCTGCCGTCTTGTGGAATGCGGGCTTCTATCTTTGGCATGTGGGGATCAGCTCCACCTTGAATGAAGGGCTGCAAGCAGCCGAGAATTTATTAGTGAATGGAACAGCAAAACAAACCCTTGAACAAGTCCAAACGTTTCTAGCAGACCTGTAA
- a CDS encoding molybdenum cofactor guanylyltransferase, whose amino-acid sequence MNQPTSLTQNSYVAGLVLAGGRSRRMGTDKALLCWQGIPMLQRACQAALQCCDLVYVLTPWPERYQHVIPSSCIVLQEHQPDRGPLVALLAGLNQLQTTWVLLLACDLPLLRSDILREWLTLLPNTQALALVPHQPDQWEPLCGFYHHQSRSSLQSFIQQGGQSFQHWLSSLPAQKITTNAQSQTMLWNCNAPNDLIPPEV is encoded by the coding sequence ATGAATCAGCCAACGTCACTCACTCAAAACAGTTATGTTGCCGGCTTAGTCTTGGCAGGGGGACGAAGTAGACGCATGGGGACTGATAAAGCATTGCTCTGCTGGCAAGGCATACCTATGCTCCAGCGGGCCTGTCAAGCTGCCCTACAGTGCTGCGATCTCGTTTATGTACTAACACCCTGGCCTGAACGCTATCAGCACGTCATACCATCATCCTGTATCGTCTTGCAGGAACACCAGCCCGATAGAGGTCCCTTAGTTGCATTATTAGCAGGATTGAATCAACTCCAAACGACTTGGGTACTTCTGCTAGCATGTGACTTGCCGCTCCTCCGTTCAGATATTCTCAGGGAATGGTTAACCTTATTGCCGAATACCCAAGCCTTAGCCCTAGTGCCCCATCAGCCTGATCAATGGGAACCCCTTTGCGGTTTCTACCATCATCAAAGCCGTTCATCATTGCAATCCTTCATCCAGCAAGGGGGGCAATCTTTTCAGCATTGGTTATCCAGTCTTCCAGCCCAGAAGATTACAACAAATGCCCAATCCCAAACAATGTTATGGAATTGCAACGCTCCCAACGATTTAATCCCACCTGAGGTTTAG
- a CDS encoding nitrate reductase associated protein → MSTPPDFPAEDSLFFQFEQEFIDDLRCIPMIVRFKLDTCGIKLKLAQWNQFSEDEREQFAFQPCSSEDEIEDYREFLQDLIFMYSETEAGEVPVDENPPWLDETKIPSDLVEKAKSFKATISLKQWKSLSPLQRFALIKLSRPSHENNNFVPALKEFQLA, encoded by the coding sequence ATGTCCACTCCACCAGATTTTCCAGCCGAAGATAGCCTCTTTTTCCAGTTTGAACAGGAATTTATAGACGATTTACGCTGTATTCCCATGATTGTCCGTTTCAAGCTTGACACCTGTGGAATCAAGCTGAAGCTCGCCCAATGGAATCAGTTTAGCGAAGATGAGCGAGAACAATTCGCCTTCCAGCCTTGTTCCTCAGAAGATGAAATCGAAGACTATCGAGAATTTCTCCAAGATTTGATCTTTATGTATTCAGAAACAGAAGCTGGTGAGGTGCCTGTTGATGAAAATCCGCCTTGGCTAGATGAGACTAAGATCCCATCTGACTTAGTGGAAAAAGCCAAGTCTTTCAAGGCCACTATTAGCCTCAAACAGTGGAAAAGCTTAAGTCCCCTGCAACGATTCGCCTTGATCAAGCTCAGTCGCCCCAGCCATGAAAACAACAACTTTGTGCCCGCTTTAAAAGAATTCCAGTTGGCATAG
- a CDS encoding APC family permease, which produces MTGFNPSHSIDSAPVAAPETSRQVTLFTATCLVIANMIGIGVFTSLGFQVAGIQSGFSLLFLWLAGGVYALCGALAYGELGASMPRSGGEYHFLSQIYHPVIGFLSGWVSVTVGFAAPIALMAIALGTYFAKVFPSADPTIIGLVVVLLVTLIHSQNLKLGSSFQQIFTLLKILLILFLVVAGFTLGTGQEISFAPTNADFSQIMSAPFAISLVYVTYSYSGWNSAVYLASEVKSPEKNLPRSLLLGTAIVMVLYLLINFIFLYTTPIDLMAGKLEVGYIAADQIFKGNPILGFPGAELMALFISLGLVSSISSMVWAGPRVTQSIGEDIPFFKILAKKNRSGVPYYALLLQLAIVIALVIMKQFETVLAYLEFTLILSSFLTVLGVFVSRFRFPDLPRPYKTWGYPITPLIFLAMSVWVLVFLLQQKPMESLAGLGTILLGLPLYFIASKQKLA; this is translated from the coding sequence TCCATCGACAGTGCGCCTGTTGCGGCGCCAGAGACGTCCAGGCAGGTCACCCTGTTTACCGCGACTTGTTTGGTGATTGCCAACATGATTGGGATTGGGGTTTTCACCAGTCTCGGATTTCAAGTCGCAGGTATTCAATCAGGATTTTCATTGCTGTTTCTGTGGTTAGCAGGGGGCGTCTATGCCCTTTGTGGTGCCCTTGCTTATGGGGAACTGGGTGCATCCATGCCTCGCTCTGGCGGTGAATACCATTTCCTCTCCCAGATTTACCATCCGGTCATCGGTTTCTTGTCCGGTTGGGTCTCCGTCACTGTTGGATTTGCTGCGCCTATTGCCCTGATGGCTATTGCTCTAGGCACCTATTTTGCCAAAGTATTTCCTTCGGCAGATCCCACCATTATTGGCTTGGTTGTTGTTCTCCTCGTGACCTTGATTCACTCCCAGAATCTCAAGCTAGGTAGCTCTTTTCAGCAGATTTTTACCCTGCTCAAAATCCTCCTGATTTTGTTTCTGGTCGTGGCCGGTTTTACTTTAGGAACTGGCCAAGAGATTAGCTTTGCTCCCACCAATGCCGATTTCTCCCAAATTATGAGTGCCCCCTTTGCCATTTCCTTGGTATATGTCACCTATTCTTACTCAGGCTGGAATTCAGCGGTTTACTTAGCTAGCGAAGTCAAATCCCCAGAGAAGAATCTACCTCGCTCTCTTTTGCTGGGGACCGCTATCGTTATGGTTTTATATCTGCTGATCAACTTTATTTTTCTCTATACCACTCCCATCGATTTGATGGCTGGGAAGCTAGAAGTCGGCTATATCGCTGCCGATCAAATCTTTAAGGGCAATCCCATTTTGGGGTTTCCAGGAGCTGAGCTGATGGCACTGTTTATCTCATTGGGGCTAGTTTCGTCCATTAGCTCAATGGTATGGGCCGGTCCAAGGGTGACCCAATCTATTGGCGAAGACATTCCTTTCTTCAAGATCTTGGCCAAGAAAAACCGCAGTGGCGTTCCCTACTATGCCCTCTTACTCCAACTAGCGATCGTGATTGCCTTGGTGATTATGAAGCAGTTTGAAACGGTATTGGCCTACTTGGAATTTACGCTGATCCTGTCTTCTTTTTTGACCGTGTTAGGTGTGTTTGTGTCTCGCTTCCGATTCCCAGACTTACCCCGCCCTTACAAAACCTGGGGCTATCCCATTACTCCTTTAATTTTCCTCGCTATGAGTGTATGGGTTCTGGTATTTTTACTTCAACAAAAACCGATGGAATCCTTGGCAGGCTTAGGAACGATTCTTTTAGGCCTCCCCCTCTATTTCATTGCCTCTAAGCAGAAACTTGCATAG